The proteins below come from a single Ancylothrix sp. D3o genomic window:
- a CDS encoding GUN4 domain-containing protein, whose translation MRENTASPAPQTYDDLTGLSSQLRTAPEKTQIQLLQQFANPSEAAVEILMQFLSELSQQSVTPAAGKAYQMLLQSKQPKVTEFLTSHFPCGVIPLFSERDIDYKPLFELLARCEFEAADRLTIQLLCQLAGEGAVTRKWLYFTEIDNIPGGDLQTIDKLWFVYSEGKFGYRVQREMWLSLSKNWDKFWPKIGWKNGNNWTRYPQQFTWNLSAPRGHLPLSNQLRGVRTMEKLLNHPCWQSSL comes from the coding sequence ATGAGAGAAAATACTGCATCTCCCGCACCACAAACCTATGACGATCTGACCGGCCTTAGCTCCCAGTTAAGGACGGCTCCCGAAAAAACTCAGATCCAACTTCTCCAACAGTTCGCCAACCCTAGCGAGGCGGCTGTGGAGATTTTGATGCAATTTTTAAGTGAGCTTTCCCAACAATCGGTAACACCAGCCGCCGGCAAAGCTTATCAAATGCTTTTGCAGTCAAAACAACCGAAAGTCACTGAATTTTTAACAAGCCACTTTCCTTGTGGTGTCATTCCTCTGTTTTCTGAGCGAGATATCGATTACAAACCTTTGTTTGAGTTGCTTGCTCGCTGTGAGTTTGAAGCAGCCGACCGGCTAACGATACAATTGCTGTGCCAATTAGCAGGGGAAGGAGCCGTTACCCGAAAATGGCTGTATTTCACCGAAATAGATAACATTCCGGGGGGCGATTTACAAACCATTGACAAACTGTGGTTTGTTTATTCGGAAGGAAAATTTGGCTATAGAGTCCAGAGGGAAATGTGGCTATCTTTAAGTAAAAACTGGGATAAATTCTGGCCTAAAATTGGTTGGAAAAACGGCAACAACTGGACGCGCTACCCGCAACAGTTTACCTGGAACCTGAGCGCACCGAGAGGGCATTTACCGCTGTCGAACCAACTGCGGGGGGTGAGAACGATGGAAAAATTGTTAAATCACCCTTGTTGGCAGTCGTCTCTTTAA
- a CDS encoding transposase family protein: MPNGRDIVDVVAGEPGPKSDITLFREERSQFDPQQRFKGDKAYVGEALITTPIKKLRNQELTTEEKEQNKAFSAKRIFVEHRIRSLKIFRLVQERFRLNPQKYEQVVLTICGIVRWRIRALILP; the protein is encoded by the coding sequence ATGCCAAATGGTAGAGATATCGTTGATGTTGTGGCCGGGGAACCTGGACCTAAAAGCGATATAACTTTATTCCGAGAAGAACGCTCACAGTTTGACCCTCAACAAAGATTTAAGGGAGATAAAGCTTACGTTGGAGAAGCTTTAATTACAACTCCCATTAAAAAACTCAGAAATCAAGAATTAACAACTGAAGAAAAAGAACAAAACAAAGCATTTTCGGCTAAAAGAATCTTTGTTGAACATCGAATTCGTTCGCTCAAAATATTTCGACTTGTCCAAGAAAGATTTAGGTTGAATCCCCAAAAATATGAGCAAGTAGTGTTGACGATTTGTGGAATAGTAAGGTGGCGAATTAGAGCGCTAATATTACCATGA
- a CDS encoding transposase family protein produces MSDILNHIEEHPQETQRLIGLDYEQLQQLIQNAERLHHKKQASLESKKVRIIAGGGGRKPKLSLGEQIILTLVYLRHMTTFQLLGIQFGVSESTANNTFNYWLPQLRELLPCSLLEQVKKNAADYEIVKEILTEYELIVATYEQVRERPGDKDEQKKYFSGKKSNHTFMHSNNYYAKW; encoded by the coding sequence ATGAGCGACATACTAAATCATATTGAAGAGCATCCTCAAGAAACACAGCGATTAATTGGTTTGGATTATGAACAGTTACAACAATTAATCCAAAACGCGGAACGATTACATCATAAAAAACAAGCTTCACTCGAATCAAAAAAAGTTAGAATTATTGCTGGTGGAGGCGGTAGAAAACCAAAACTCTCGTTGGGCGAACAAATAATTTTAACATTGGTCTATCTGAGGCATATGACAACATTTCAACTTCTGGGAATCCAGTTTGGAGTAAGTGAGTCTACAGCTAATAATACATTTAACTATTGGTTGCCTCAATTGCGAGAATTGCTACCATGTAGCTTACTAGAACAAGTAAAAAAAAACGCTGCTGACTATGAAATAGTTAAGGAAATACTCACAGAATATGAATTAATAGTAGCTACCTACGAACAAGTCAGAGAGAGACCTGGAGATAAGGATGAACAAAAAAAATACTTTTCAGGCAAGAAGAGTAATCATACCTTCATGCATTCAAATAATTATTATGCCAAATGGTAG